In Flavobacterium sp. CS20, a single window of DNA contains:
- a CDS encoding TetR/AcrR family transcriptional regulator, whose translation MKHSEIRHRIIETASKLFYKNGYNSTGINEIISEAGIAKATLYSHFKSKEDICIAYLRFKNSTFLNDIKEFTTSKKKGTEQILALFDFLQLFFKDQDFNGCWCIKTVAEIPKDNQNIRIEIQNQKTNFIKFIKELVINNLKDVKAENIDSLARKIYMLYEAGVSESHLHQKDWPISEMKSVCHQIIS comes from the coding sequence TGAAACAGCATCAAAACTGTTTTATAAAAATGGATATAACTCTACCGGAATAAATGAAATAATTTCTGAAGCAGGTATTGCAAAAGCAACATTATATAGCCATTTTAAGTCTAAAGAAGATATTTGTATTGCCTACTTGCGATTTAAGAATAGTACGTTTTTAAACGACATTAAAGAATTTACTACTTCAAAGAAAAAGGGAACTGAACAAATATTAGCCTTGTTCGACTTTCTGCAACTCTTTTTTAAAGACCAAGATTTTAATGGCTGTTGGTGTATAAAAACAGTGGCGGAAATTCCGAAAGACAATCAAAACATAAGAATTGAAATACAAAATCAAAAAACTAACTTCATCAAGTTCATTAAGGAATTAGTAATCAATAACCTTAAAGATGTGAAAGCAGAAAACATAGATTCATTAGCTAGAAAAATTTATATGTTGTATGAAGCAGGAGTTAGCGAAAGTCACTTACATCAAAAAGATTGGCCGATTTCAGAGATGAAATCAGTTTGTCATCAAATTATAAGTTAA